Proteins from a genomic interval of Paenibacillus sp. FSL R5-0623:
- a CDS encoding glycosyltransferase family 2 protein, which produces MKPFMDALPGEEVVACSGRVDLMAPRKTDHTDLTDNSTRPTDSPLYVMQTIEYVRAFLIGGVGLVRYNINVLLFTSEVFGVFKKNRVMEVGGYKRDDQVAHMELVMRLQKHMKRTRERGRIIYIPDPICRVEVPGTWRQLCRQRIGWHMQLASSLWTQRSMIFNPAYGWMGMVSIPYFILIELLGPVMELGAILLFISGIGLQVVHINLCIILVLLLTLYGSLLSAGMVMFEVWCSRKAYTSRAVTRLLLYACLETFWFRPLNNIFRMFGILQAMGLRKEKEKEIRNGLG; this is translated from the coding sequence ATGAAACCCTTTATGGATGCTCTCCCGGGAGAAGAGGTTGTTGCTTGTAGTGGACGAGTAGATCTCATGGCCCCCAGAAAGACGGATCATACAGATTTAACGGATAACAGCACAAGGCCTACGGACAGTCCGTTGTATGTAATGCAGACCATTGAATACGTGCGTGCCTTTTTGATTGGTGGTGTGGGACTTGTTCGTTACAATATTAATGTGCTTTTATTTACGTCTGAAGTATTTGGTGTATTCAAAAAGAACCGGGTGATGGAAGTCGGCGGTTACAAGCGCGATGACCAGGTCGCTCACATGGAACTGGTCATGCGGTTGCAGAAACATATGAAGCGAACTCGGGAACGTGGTCGTATTATATACATTCCCGATCCGATCTGCAGGGTAGAAGTGCCCGGTACATGGCGTCAGCTGTGCAGACAGCGTATCGGTTGGCACATGCAGCTTGCAAGCAGTCTATGGACTCAGCGGAGCATGATCTTCAATCCGGCCTATGGCTGGATGGGGATGGTATCCATCCCGTATTTTATTCTGATCGAATTGTTGGGGCCTGTGATGGAACTGGGAGCGATTTTGCTGTTCATCTCAGGCATAGGGCTACAGGTGGTGCATATCAACCTATGCATCATTCTCGTTCTGCTGCTGACGCTCTATGGTTCACTGTTGTCCGCAGGTATGGTAATGTTCGAAGTATGGTGTTCACGCAAAGCGTATACGTCCAGAGCAGTGACGCGTCTGTTATTGTATGCTTGTTTGGAGACGTTCTGGTTCAGACCGCTGAACAATATATTCCGTATGTTTGGCATTTTGCAGGCTATGGGATTGAGGAAGGAAAAGGAGAAGGAGATCAGGAATGGATTGGGGTAA
- a CDS encoding TetR-like C-terminal domain-containing protein, which yields MSPRQGLDRGALLSAAAQLADSDGFQALTLAALAQRLDVRSPSLYNHISGLPGLRQEMALMSVQQLSRALTAAIADRTGDDAIQAIAAAYIGFVRKHPGLYEASFHAPDREEPQLAAASTATLELLLHSLQPYPLTEAEALHAVRGLRSLCHGFASIEAQGGFGMNFDPDESLRLTISAFLHGLRHLHQD from the coding sequence ATGAGCCCCCGGCAAGGGCTGGATCGCGGCGCTCTGCTCAGCGCCGCCGCCCAGCTTGCTGACAGCGACGGCTTTCAGGCGCTGACACTGGCCGCGTTGGCACAGCGGCTGGATGTGCGCTCGCCGTCGCTCTACAACCACATCAGCGGACTTCCCGGGCTTCGCCAGGAAATGGCGCTGATGTCCGTACAACAGCTTAGCCGCGCATTAACCGCGGCTATCGCTGACCGCACAGGCGATGATGCCATTCAGGCCATCGCTGCGGCATACATTGGCTTCGTCCGCAAGCACCCCGGGCTGTACGAAGCCTCATTTCATGCCCCGGACCGCGAGGAGCCACAGCTCGCCGCGGCCAGCACAGCTACGCTGGAGTTGTTGCTGCACAGCTTGCAGCCCTACCCGCTCACCGAAGCGGAAGCATTGCACGCCGTTCGTGGTTTGCGCAGCCTCTGCCATGGATTTGCCTCCATTGAGGCACAGGGCGGCTTTGGCATGAACTTTGATCCAGACGAAAGTCTGCGTCTGACCATATCCGCCTTCCTGCACGGACTCCGGCATCTTCACCAGGACTAG
- a CDS encoding MBL fold metallo-hydrolase translates to MRITREFDVVQVTFFPRLFPVNVYLIEEEDGLTLIDAGIPVSLKGILATAQSLGKPITKIILTHAHSDHIGALDRLKEALPQAEVFISRRDARLLAGDTSLLPGEPQTPVRGGVPKPKAVRTQPNHLLDDGDQIGSLVAIASPGHTPGHMSFMDTRSRVLIAGDAYQLQGGLAVSGRVRPLFPFPALATWNREAALASAKRLAELEPSVLAVGHGRMLRQPAAAMRAATADAQQRFDLAGEQR, encoded by the coding sequence ATGCGTATTACCCGAGAATTTGATGTCGTTCAAGTTACGTTTTTTCCAAGACTCTTCCCTGTGAACGTATACCTGATTGAAGAGGAAGATGGATTAACGCTGATTGATGCCGGAATACCGGTCAGTCTTAAGGGGATTTTGGCAACGGCCCAGTCCCTTGGAAAGCCCATTACCAAGATCATTCTGACTCACGCGCATAGCGACCATATTGGTGCATTGGATCGTCTCAAAGAGGCACTGCCCCAAGCCGAGGTCTTCATCTCCAGACGGGATGCCCGGTTATTGGCGGGTGATACTTCCCTTCTTCCTGGTGAGCCACAAACTCCGGTACGCGGCGGGGTGCCTAAGCCCAAAGCGGTGCGTACCCAGCCAAACCACTTGCTGGATGACGGTGACCAGATTGGGTCACTGGTCGCCATTGCCTCACCAGGACATACGCCGGGGCATATGTCTTTCATGGATACGCGCAGCCGCGTGCTCATCGCTGGCGACGCGTACCAGCTGCAAGGCGGCCTTGCCGTATCCGGCCGCGTGCGCCCGCTCTTCCCGTTCCCCGCGCTGGCGACGTGGAACCGCGAAGCGGCTCTGGCCAGCGCGAAGCGCCTGGCGGAGCTGGAACCGTCCGTGCTCGCTGTAGGCCACGGACGGATGCTGCGCCAGCCCGCGGCCGCCATGCGCGCGGCAACCGCTGATGCACAGCAGCGGTTTGATCTTGCCGGGGAGCAACGATGA
- a CDS encoding Rrf2 family transcriptional regulator produces the protein MNSEFTIAVHCLVFLSMRNECMANSEDLSQSVGTHPARVRKVLSVLRKHGYLTTKEGAHGGYLLSRPSEEIKLGELYRLVAGGSLGPNWCSGESGSSCVVSSNMQDVMGNIYNGGEEALSAYFDRISIQDVKERIGHGEAITLSLNGLPAKEKS, from the coding sequence ATGAACAGCGAATTTACCATAGCGGTGCATTGTCTTGTTTTTCTGTCGATGAGAAATGAGTGTATGGCCAATAGTGAAGATTTGTCCCAGAGTGTGGGTACACACCCGGCCAGAGTCCGTAAGGTACTTAGTGTTCTGCGCAAACATGGTTACCTGACGACGAAGGAAGGTGCTCATGGTGGGTACTTGCTTAGCCGTCCAAGTGAAGAGATCAAGCTGGGAGAGTTGTACAGACTGGTAGCTGGTGGTTCACTCGGTCCCAACTGGTGCTCAGGGGAGTCTGGTTCATCTTGCGTAGTATCTTCCAATATGCAGGATGTGATGGGGAACATATATAACGGAGGCGAAGAGGCGCTCAGCGCTTATTTTGACCGTATATCCATTCAGGATGTGAAAGAGCGCATAGGTCATGGAGAAGCGATAACCCTGTCGCTGAATGGATTGCCTGCAAAGGAGAAGTCCTGA
- a CDS encoding nitroreductase family protein, with protein MSGIEKNETLRVISERHAVKKYEKGFELPEEDLNAILTAAAEAPSSWNLQHWRFLVIESEADKAKLLPVAYGQSQIVESSVTIAVLGDLEANRNTVIYDQAVEAGALTAEVRDALVGQINGAYQSPQIARDEAIRNASFASQNIMLAARSLGYDTCPIGGYNPQKLIETFNIPARFVPTLLITVGKAAQPARPSGRLPLSEVVVKGSF; from the coding sequence ATGTCAGGCATTGAAAAAAATGAAACACTTCGCGTTATTAGCGAACGCCATGCTGTCAAAAAGTACGAAAAAGGTTTTGAATTGCCTGAAGAAGATCTCAATGCGATTCTGACAGCAGCAGCGGAAGCACCATCTTCATGGAACCTGCAACACTGGAGATTCCTCGTGATTGAATCCGAAGCAGACAAAGCGAAATTGCTGCCAGTTGCTTACGGTCAAAGTCAGATCGTGGAAAGTTCTGTTACGATTGCTGTTCTCGGAGACTTGGAAGCAAACCGTAACACCGTAATCTACGATCAAGCTGTTGAAGCAGGCGCACTAACTGCTGAGGTTCGTGACGCATTGGTTGGACAGATCAACGGTGCATACCAAAGCCCGCAAATCGCTCGCGATGAAGCGATCCGCAATGCATCTTTTGCTTCCCAAAATATTATGCTTGCTGCACGCTCCCTGGGTTACGATACATGTCCAATCGGTGGATATAATCCACAAAAACTGATCGAAACATTCAACATTCCTGCACGATTTGTGCCAACGTTGTTGATTACTGTAGGTAAAGCTGCACAGCCAGCTCGCCCGTCAGGACGTTTACCGTTGTCTGAGGTTGTTGTTAAAGGTTCTTTCTAA
- a CDS encoding S-layer homology domain-containing protein has product MKKNIIATLTAGALLTLSLSAGPVNAAQAQFKDIQGTAGADKIESLHQDGFIKGVSDSLFKPELELNTAQGIQLIADGLNLNLDTIRFIKQPLPSDHFSHVKDGVWYSDAFIRAQYNGIQMSQDIDPSKPLTREQFTLFLMQGIEAKGGLPMINIKPVDITDEQELTPEYQGAIQRSLVLKINELDADGNFNPKQTITRAEAAVMMYNAIEYMQSFHAPQIPETPEK; this is encoded by the coding sequence ATGAAAAAAAATATAATTGCTACATTAACTGCGGGAGCTCTGCTCACGCTGTCTCTGAGTGCAGGCCCGGTCAACGCTGCGCAAGCCCAATTCAAGGATATTCAAGGTACCGCAGGAGCAGACAAAATCGAATCTCTCCATCAGGATGGATTCATCAAAGGCGTGAGCGACAGCTTGTTCAAACCCGAACTGGAGTTAAATACCGCTCAGGGCATTCAACTGATTGCGGACGGACTGAATCTGAACCTGGACACGATTCGTTTTATCAAACAGCCGCTGCCAAGTGACCACTTCTCTCATGTAAAAGATGGCGTATGGTACAGTGATGCATTTATCCGTGCACAATATAATGGCATTCAGATGTCACAGGATATCGATCCGTCCAAACCGCTTACTCGTGAACAATTCACACTGTTCCTGATGCAAGGCATCGAGGCCAAAGGCGGTCTGCCAATGATTAATATCAAACCTGTGGACATTACCGATGAACAGGAACTTACGCCAGAGTATCAAGGTGCCATTCAGCGTTCACTCGTTCTCAAAATCAATGAACTGGATGCCGACGGCAACTTCAATCCCAAACAAACGATTACTCGTGCCGAAGCAGCAGTGATGATGTATAACGCAATTGAGTACATGCAATCGTTCCATGCACCACAAATCCCGGAAACACCTGAGAAGTAA
- a CDS encoding AraC family transcriptional regulator, with protein MQKLIVLPDSLLQETAAYPVTSGLYVTDIGYFHEAEHHYRDRPNGCESHILMYCVQGTGWYTMDGSKTYDVSPGNLVILPAHVPHVYGANAAEPWSIFWIHLRGEHALSYIEPLLTHHITTMPPAKAQKWLELFHECYGALETGYSMQTMTYASQIIGYMLGMLAYGPETTGTDGGVISSKRAAEQSVQYMLEHLENGITLKELAAHARLSVPHYSQLFKQATGHSPIDYFLRLKIQHSCRYLDFTDWTVKQISSELGFKDPYYFSRLFSKMMGRSPTDYRNKSKG; from the coding sequence ATGCAAAAACTCATTGTGCTTCCAGACTCACTGCTGCAAGAAACCGCAGCTTATCCGGTCACGTCCGGATTATACGTTACCGATATCGGTTACTTTCACGAAGCGGAGCATCATTACCGTGACCGTCCCAATGGTTGTGAATCACACATTCTGATGTACTGTGTCCAAGGCACAGGCTGGTATACGATGGATGGGAGCAAGACATATGATGTCAGCCCGGGAAACCTCGTTATATTACCTGCACATGTCCCTCATGTGTATGGTGCCAACGCAGCTGAACCATGGAGCATCTTCTGGATTCATCTGCGCGGGGAACACGCTTTATCCTACATAGAACCCTTGTTAACTCATCATATTACTACCATGCCCCCGGCCAAGGCTCAAAAATGGCTTGAGTTGTTCCATGAATGTTACGGCGCGTTAGAGACGGGTTACTCCATGCAGACGATGACGTATGCCTCCCAGATTATCGGTTATATGCTTGGTATGCTCGCTTATGGACCAGAGACGACAGGAACAGATGGCGGGGTCATTAGTAGCAAACGGGCAGCTGAACAATCCGTTCAATATATGCTGGAGCACCTGGAGAATGGAATCACCCTCAAGGAACTGGCGGCTCACGCGCGGCTGTCTGTCCCTCATTACTCTCAGTTATTCAAGCAAGCTACAGGGCATTCGCCCATCGATTATTTCCTGCGGCTTAAGATTCAGCATTCCTGCCGCTATCTGGATTTTACCGATTGGACCGTGAAGCAGATCAGTTCGGAGCTTGGATTCAAGGACCCGTACTATTTCTCCCGTCTGTTCAGCAAAATGATGGGACGTTCACCCACGGATTATCGAAATAAATCCAAAGGTTAG
- a CDS encoding lactonase family protein codes for MEPVKTQETLFYTGTYASADEPGIFLCALNADTGEMRIVNHMDGVDNPSYLALSPDGNCLYVASETDEGEVLVYRRDAATSELHLMDRKQTRGASPCYVSVSTDGQWVFSSNYSSGSVNVFPVGDQGTLGEMSAWVEHTGSGINEERQEGPHAHSIQPDPSGQYAVVCDLGLDQIIVYRLEEGRLVTHREMDQPPGAGPRHLVFHPNSKWAYVINELDNTVTAFLYDERRGEFTTVQHISTLPEGHKGEGTAADIRVSPCGRFLYASNRGDDSIVLYHIDQESGKLEAVEWTSTIGQTPRNFNILPGGILVVANQDSNNLVGFQISEEDGRLTHNGFKLELPRPVCIAPVV; via the coding sequence ATGGAACCAGTCAAAACACAGGAAACGCTTTTCTATACAGGTACGTATGCTTCAGCGGATGAACCCGGAATATTCCTATGTGCGTTGAATGCAGATACAGGAGAGATGCGAATCGTCAATCACATGGATGGTGTGGATAATCCGTCTTATCTGGCGCTAAGCCCGGATGGAAACTGTCTGTATGTGGCGAGTGAGACGGACGAGGGAGAGGTGTTGGTCTATCGGAGAGATGCGGCAACGAGTGAGCTGCACCTGATGGATCGAAAACAGACTAGAGGGGCTTCTCCATGTTATGTGTCTGTCTCCACGGATGGTCAGTGGGTGTTCTCATCCAACTATAGCAGCGGCAGTGTCAATGTATTCCCGGTTGGCGATCAGGGGACGCTTGGTGAGATGAGTGCATGGGTGGAGCACACGGGAAGTGGAATCAACGAAGAACGCCAAGAAGGGCCGCATGCACACTCCATTCAACCCGATCCGTCCGGGCAGTATGCTGTCGTATGTGACCTCGGTCTAGATCAGATCATTGTGTATCGGTTGGAAGAGGGACGTCTGGTTACCCATCGTGAGATGGATCAGCCACCAGGCGCAGGGCCAAGGCATCTTGTGTTTCATCCTAACTCGAAGTGGGCATATGTGATCAACGAATTGGACAACACGGTTACGGCATTCCTGTACGATGAGCGTAGAGGGGAGTTCACTACGGTGCAGCACATCTCGACACTTCCAGAAGGGCATAAAGGAGAGGGGACGGCTGCAGACATCCGTGTATCTCCTTGTGGACGTTTCCTGTATGCATCCAATCGGGGAGATGACAGCATCGTGCTCTATCATATTGACCAGGAAAGCGGTAAGTTGGAAGCCGTAGAGTGGACGTCCACAATTGGGCAGACACCGCGTAACTTTAATATTTTGCCAGGTGGGATTCTGGTTGTGGCGAATCAGGACAGCAATAACCTCGTAGGTTTCCAGATCAGTGAAGAAGACGGACGTCTGACGCATAACGGGTTCAAGCTGGAACTGCCTCGTCCGGTATGCATTGCGCCTGTGGTATAA
- a CDS encoding TetR family transcriptional regulator — MKNKQYLIADARKEQIIHAAIEVLTEIGYFSTSLSKIARKANTSTGLISYHFSGKEDLMNNTLLYLVEQEKVFMMERIEKKSSNLEKLMAYIEAGITYRAIKRENTTALLEIVFNVRTPDNVPYFRLEINPEDEMIVLLEKILHEGQQSKEFQDFDPKVIAMMIRGTVSLSMSLPQNESIMSFKDYTEKVTKNVLKMIQ; from the coding sequence ATGAAAAACAAGCAGTATTTAATAGCTGATGCCCGCAAAGAACAAATCATTCATGCTGCGATTGAGGTTCTCACAGAGATTGGATATTTTAGCACCAGCCTATCCAAAATAGCAAGAAAGGCTAATACGAGTACGGGACTCATTTCGTATCATTTTTCTGGCAAGGAAGATTTGATGAACAATACGTTGCTCTATTTAGTTGAACAAGAGAAAGTTTTTATGATGGAGAGAATAGAAAAAAAATCATCCAATCTAGAAAAATTGATGGCCTATATAGAAGCGGGAATCACCTATCGCGCTATTAAACGTGAGAACACTACGGCATTATTGGAGATTGTTTTTAATGTCCGCACACCAGATAATGTTCCTTATTTTCGATTAGAAATCAATCCTGAAGATGAAATGATCGTCCTTTTAGAAAAGATTCTTCATGAAGGTCAACAATCGAAAGAATTTCAAGATTTTGATCCCAAAGTCATTGCCATGATGATCAGAGGAACTGTATCACTATCGATGTCACTGCCTCAAAACGAGAGTATAATGAGTTTTAAAGATTACACAGAAAAGGTGACAAAGAACGTTTTAAAAATGATTCAATAA
- a CDS encoding TraB/GumN family protein, translated as MMKRLMAIYLLIVVLVIAGCSSPNHKLIQSEEAKGQDYEQQTSETALNYEGDGGFLWKVLHGKTTMYVYGTIHLGHQDFYPLASGIEEAYEDADVILPEINMFKVDVNEEKIKEMALFEDDTTLDDVLSEASYAKLSEIFKGHEMALADYNHFQPWFLGTLLNQISNEESELAPEYGVDLYFLQRALEDNKEIVELETVEMQYEVQAGFSMETQVQMLEGSIADHEETASFLNQLGYNWAHGNEDAFKNQLTEGFEDIDEKYQQAINDARNVHMANKLDEILQTDDGQTYFVFIGAAHVLIEPSVPGELEKKGYEMERIY; from the coding sequence ATGATGAAACGACTCATGGCAATATACTTGTTGATCGTAGTACTTGTAATAGCAGGTTGTTCAAGCCCCAATCATAAACTGATCCAGAGTGAAGAGGCTAAGGGACAAGATTACGAACAGCAAACAAGTGAAACCGCTCTTAATTATGAGGGAGATGGAGGATTTCTGTGGAAGGTGCTTCACGGCAAAACGACCATGTATGTGTATGGAACGATTCATTTGGGCCATCAAGATTTTTATCCGCTTGCTTCGGGAATTGAAGAAGCTTATGAGGACGCAGATGTTATTCTTCCAGAGATCAATATGTTTAAAGTGGATGTGAATGAAGAAAAAATAAAGGAGATGGCTTTATTTGAGGATGATACCACGCTGGATGACGTGTTATCGGAGGCGTCTTATGCCAAGCTTTCAGAAATATTTAAAGGGCATGAAATGGCTTTAGCGGATTATAATCACTTCCAGCCTTGGTTTTTAGGAACATTATTAAACCAAATTAGTAATGAAGAAAGTGAACTAGCGCCGGAGTATGGGGTTGATTTATATTTTCTTCAACGTGCGTTAGAAGACAATAAAGAAATTGTTGAGTTAGAAACCGTTGAGATGCAATATGAAGTGCAAGCTGGTTTTAGTATGGAAACTCAAGTACAAATGTTAGAGGGTTCGATAGCAGATCATGAGGAGACAGCGAGTTTTTTAAACCAGCTGGGATATAATTGGGCTCATGGGAATGAAGATGCGTTTAAGAATCAGTTAACTGAAGGTTTTGAAGATATTGATGAAAAGTATCAACAGGCAATCAATGATGCACGGAATGTTCATATGGCTAATAAGCTCGATGAAATTTTACAAACGGATGATGGACAGACTTATTTTGTCTTCATCGGTGCTGCTCATGTGTTAATTGAACCCAGTGTTCCAGGTGAGCTTGAGAAAAAGGGATATGAAATGGAGCGGATCTATTAA